The Mesorhizobium sp. AR02 genomic interval GGCCACATCCTGGCCGCCCGCGATATCGTCACCGATGACCGCGACAAGATCCGCGACACGGTGCTGGCGTGGTCGCGGGACAAGACGATCGATGTCGTGATCACCACCGGCGGCACCGGCTTCACCGGACGCGACGTGACACCGGAGGCGCTGGAGCCGATCTTCGAAAAGCGCATGGACGGCTTTTCCGAAGTGTTCCACCGCATCTCCTACGACAAGATCGGCACGTCGACGATCCAGAGCCGGGCGACCGGCGGCGTCGTCAACGCCACCTTCGTCTTCGTGCTGCCGGGTTCGCCCGGCGCCTGCAAGGACGCCTGGGACGGTATCCTCAAGGCGCAGCTCGATTACCGGCACATGCCCTGCAACTTCGTCGAGATCATGCCGCGCCTGGACGAGCATCTGCGGCGCGGGAAATCGGCTCCGTAAAAGCCGAGGGCAAAGCCCCGGTTTCAGGCCACGTTTGCCAGGCAGAACGGCAGCAGTGCCTTCGAAACGCCATTCGGATGCCGGAGAAAGTACCTTCTCGCTGAAGCGGCCATTGCCGTTGCAACGAGGCAGATATGATGAACGAGCATACCGGTGGGTGCCATTGCGGCAAGATACGCCTGCGATTTTCAACCGAGCTCGATCCCTCGCAAATCGAAGTCCGCGCCTGCCAATGCTCGTTCTGTGTCAAACATGGCTCGCGCGCCGTCGCCGATCCGGACGGCAGGCTGATCATCTCGGTCAAGGATATCAAGCGATTGCGCAAATACCGGTTCGGATTGAGGACTGCCGACTACCTGATCTGCGGGGATTGCGGCGTCTATGTCGCCGCTATCGCTGGAGATGAAGATGCAATCGCCAGAGATGATGCGCGGGCAATCGTCATCGTCAACGCCCTGGATGATCAAGGAGCGTTCAACCGGGAACCGGTCCCTGTCGACTTCGACAGGGAAAGCAGAGAGCAGCGCCAGGCCAGGCGTCGCCTTCGCTGGATGCCGGTCGAGATGCGTTTCGACTGATCGCGCTCAGCGGATGACCGGTTCGCCATGAAAGCGTCGGCGCGAGGGGCGCGAAACACCGAAGCCGACTTCCATCATCAGCCGCGGCGTGCGCGCCGGCACGGTGCCCATGTGGAAGCCGAACGGGTCCTCGACGAAGCCGAGGCCGGCTTCGCCGGTCAGCGTCACCGGGCTTTGCTCGCCATAGACGTTCAACACTTCCTGGGCGGGATGGCCGACCAGCAGGGTCAGCTGATGTTTTATGGCGCGCCTGTTATGGCTGCCCCTGACATAGACATGCGGACCGGTATCGGCGTCGACGGGCTTGAGGTAGAAGAAGAATTTCAGCATGCGCCAGTCGTCGAGGTCGAAATGATACTTGCCGAGCGAGGCAAGGTTCTTGTCGGCGTCCGAGGCCTCGCCGGTCGGAAAGCTCCACCAGACGCGCGTCGTGATCAGTTTGGCCTGAGCGCCGAGATAATGCGCGGCAATGTCGAGAAGCAGCGGATCGCGCTGTATGGCGAGTGCCGCCGGACAGTCGAGAATGCGCTCGAAATAGTGCCCGCTGAGCAGCGAGCGGCCCAGGCGCTTTTCGGCCTGCGCATGTTCGCCCGGCATGAATTCGAGACGGCGGTCGAAATTGCCGAAGCAAGGCGTACGCCCCGCGAAATCTGCGATCTGCTCATGAATTTCCGGTGGCAGGACCAGGCCTGAAAACAGGCCGTCGGAACGCAGCGCATCGACCACCGCAGCCCGCTCGACACCGGAAAACATCGTATCCCCGACATTGTCGGCCGGGCGGGCACGTTTTGCGCCAAGCCAATGCATCCGGCGCCCGGGCATGGTGCGCGCCAGCATGAACATTGGCAGCCAGGCAGGGTTTTCGCGCAGGTCCGTGAGATAGGTCGGAATGCGCACCGCGATGCGCCGCAACAGGCTGCCACTGCGCGCAATGGCCTCGAGACTGGCGGCGCCGGATTTGTCTGATGATGAAAGGTTCATCGGGTCCTCTTCTATGAGGGTGATACCCGATGCCGCATCGGTGCTCACCACTCGCATGACCCAAACCCAATTCACCCACCTCAGGGGAAGGCTACCCCCGCGTCAGATTTTGTGCAATGCACAATGAACAGAGCAGCCGCAAAAAATCACTTTGGCGAGCGGTGCTGCTGCTTCGGCGGCGCCACCCAGATCTCGGCTTCGAGCTTCTTTGTCGCCAGGCCACGCGCCAGCGCCTCGGCGTTGCCGGCACTCTTCGACAGGGATGCGGCCTGCCGCTTGCTGATCACCAGTCCATCGGCGAGCGCGCGATTTCCCGAAAAGACCCTAGCCAGGAACGGCGTGCGGCTGCCCCGTGCGCGAGAGAATCGCGCCGCCACGGTCTGCCTCGCCGTATGGGCGATGACCGCTTCGATCCAGCCTTCCACCAGCCGCGCGCCCGGCTCCAGCAGCAGCAGCCAGTCACCCTTGGCCTGCCGGATCCCGGCGGCGATACCGCCGCTTGCCACATACTGGCAGCCAGCATGCTCGGCAACATGATGCGTCTGGTCGGTGGAGCCGGTGTCGCAGACGACGACCTCGCGCACCACGCCCTCCACCGCGCCGCCAATCAGCGAGGCGAGCGTGCGGGCGAGAGCCTCCTCGTCATTGCGCGTTTCGATGAGAACGCTGAGCATGTTTAGCCGAATAGCGGAAAGCCGCGCATAGCGCCAGTTTTTGCGGCGCAGCATAAAAAGTTCTTGCTTTGTTCTCATCGGCGAAATAGGAATAATTTCATGAACAGAGCGATTCGACACAACATGGACAGTCCCTGGGAGCGGGCCAAGATGGAACCGATCGTGCGTGCCGACATTGCAGCTTTCGGGGCAGGACGCGCCGAGATGGCCAATGCGATGATCGAGCAGAGTGGCATGCGCATCCGTCCGGACCGCAATCGCGGCCGGTCAGCAGGCATCAATCCGTCCGGCCGCTTCGAACCTGTCAGCCGGCATGTCTTCGATGATGGCTGGAGTTCCCTGGAGGAACTGCCGCCGTTCAAGACCGAGGTGCAGGTGGAAAAGCCGCGCACCATCATCACCCGCAACGAATCGCCCGACATCTCCTTCGACCGCTCGATCAACCCCTATCGCGGCTGCGAACATGGCTGCGTCTATTGCTTCGCGAGGCCGACGCACGCCTTCATGGGCCTGTCGCCGGGACTGGATTTCGAATCCAAGCTGTTCGCCAAGCCGGATGCGGCGCGGCTGCTCGACAAGGAGCTGTCGAAGGACGGCTACCAGCCACGCACAATCGCCATCGGCACCAACACCGATCCCTACCAGCCGATCGAGAAACAATACCGGATCATGCGCGAGATCCTGGAAGTGCTGGAAGCACGCGGCCATCCGGTCGGCATCGTCACCAAGTCCGCTCTGGTGACGCGCGACATCGACATATTGTCGCGCATGGCGGAACGGGGGCTCGCCAAGGTGGCGCTGTCGGTGACGACAATGGACCGCATGCTGGCGCGCACCATGGAGCCACGCGCTTCGACACCGACCAAGCGGCTGGAGGCGATCCGGCAGCTTTCCGATGCCGGCATTCCGACTTCGGTCATGGTGGCGCCGATCATCCCCGGCCTCACCGACCAGGAGATGGAACGGATCCTCGATTCGGCACATGCCGCCGGCGCACGCGAGGCGGGTTATGTCGTGCTGCGCCTGCCGCTGGAGGTCAGCCCGATCTTCAAGGACTGGCTGCTGCGCCACTATCCCGATCGCTACCGCCACGTGATGTCGCTGATCCGCTCGATGCGCGACGGCAAGGACTATGATTCGGAATGGGGCAAGCGCATGAAGGGCGCCGGACCCTACGCATGGCAGATCGGCCGCCGCTTCGAGATCACCGCCAAGCGGCTCGGCCTCAATGCCGAACGGCGCACGCTGCGCACCGACCAGTTCGTCGCCGCTGGAAGAGACCAGGAACAGCTGATGCTGCTCTGAGAATGCAATTTGCCGTGGCGGTTTGACCTGCCACGGCAAGAAATCCCGTCCGGCCTGCCCCGGCCTGCAGACGGTGCCCTCCCGGTCCGGCGCCCCACCCGACCCGGAGGGACTTGCGGAGAATCGGAGCCGATGCGAACCTCGCCGCAACATGGCTCGCGCGCGTTCCGATTCTCCGCTTCTCTTCGAAATCGTCGAGAAACCCGATTTCTCCTTCGAGACGAAGGCGATGGCCGACGGACTGTGGCCGGTTGCGGGGATGGACGAGGCCGGCCGCGGCCCCCTGGCTGGGCCCGTGGTCGCCGCAGCGGTGGTGCTCGACCCGGCCAACATCCCCGAAGGCCTCGACGATTCCAAACGGCTCAGCCATTTGCAGCGCGAGGCGCTGTTCCTGCGCATTCTTGGCTCGGCGCAGGCGGTTTCGATGGCCTCGATCAGCGCCGAGGGCATTGACGGCAGCAACATCCTCAAGGCGAGCCTCGAGGCGATGCGGCGCGCTTTGGTCGGGCTGTCGGTCCGGCCGAAGCTAGCTCTCGCCGACGGACGCGACGTGCCGCCCGGATTGCCGTGCGACGGCCGCGCGCTGATCAAGGGCGACCAGCGCTCGCAATCGATCGCCGCCGCCTCGATCGTCGCCAAGGTGATGCGCGACCGCATGATGTGCGGCTGCGGCAATCACCACGACCGTTACGGCTTCGAAGTCCATATGGGCTACGCCACCGCCCGTCACCGCACGGCGATCGAGGCGCATGGCCCGGTCGCACGGCTGCACCGCGTGTCGTTTGCGCCATTCAGGCTGGGTGGGGCTGAGGTCGTTGAAGAAGATGGCTTGGCCGGGCTCGATTGAGCCGAACGGATTGTCTCCCCCCTCGAAGGGGAGATGGCCGGCAGGCCAGAGGGGGTCGCCGCGCGTGAAGCACCAGCCTCTTCTTCGCCGGATAGGAAGATCGCGACAGGACGTACCGCCCCCCCTGTCGCCTTTGGCGAGATCTCCCCCTTAAGGGGGAGATTATCCGCGCTCAACAAAAAAGCCGCCAGGTTACCCGGGCGGCTCCATGTCGGCGGCTCAAGAGCCGCTCAGTTCAGCTTGGCCTTCACATCCGCGAGCGAAGCCTTGAACAAATCGGCTCCGGCCTTGACGTCGACCTTGGCGGCGAGCAGAGAGCGCGCGGCCTCGACGGCGATGTCGACGGCGCTGGCGCGGACTTCGGCGACCGCATCACGCTCCGCCTGACCGATCTTCTGCTCGGCGAGCGCGGTGCGCCGGGCCACATAATCCTCGGACTTCTTGTGTGCGTCGGCGGCGAGCATCTCGGCTTCGCGCTTGGCGGCCGCGACGATGTCGGCAGCCTCCTGCTCGGCTTCCTTGCGCTTCTTCTTGTATTGGCCGAGCAGTTGCTGGGCCTCGTCGCGCAGCTTGCGGGCCTCGTCGAGCTCACTGCTGATCCTGGCGGCGCGGGCGTCGAGCGCCTTGGCGATCAGGCCGGGCACCTTGATGTAGATGGCGACGCCCAGGAAGATGATCAGGGCAATCGTGGCCCAGAGCGTTGCAAGAGATGTAGCGTCCATGATGCGCTCCTCACCGGGCCACGGATTTGACCGCGGCCGCGATCTCGGCCTTGCTGGCCTTGCCGCCGACCAAGGCTTCGACGATCGCCGAAGCCGTATCCTCGGCGATGCTGCCGACTTCCTTCATGGCGTTGGACTTGATGGAAGAAATGCGCGCCTCGGCCTCGCCAAGCTTCTCGTCGAGCGCGGCCTCGATCTTCTTGCGCGCGGTCTCGGCTTCCGCCTTGGCCGCATCGGCGGCCTGCTGGCCGATCGAATTGGCGTTCTTCTTGGCTTCCGCCAGTTCCTGCTCGTAAGCAGCAACGGCAGCGTCGGCCTCGCCCTTCAATTTGCTCGCCTGATCGAGATCCTGGCTGACGCGATCGTTGCGGACATCGATGATGCCGCCGATGCGCGGCATCGCTACCTTCTTCAAGAAGAGGTAGAACAGCCCAAAGGTGATCGCCAGCCACAGAAGCTGCGACGGAAACGTCGCCGGATCGAATGGCGGGAACGTGCCATGCGCTTCGGCAGGCACGCCTGTGCCGGAATGCGTGTCGCCTTCCGTCACGGCGGGCGCGGTCTCTTCCGCAAAGGCAGATGTCACGAACATCTCATTCCCCTGTCCATAAGGTAAGGTCGCACCATGCGCCCCCCTTCGTCAGCCTGTGTTTCTTACTTGAACACCAGGAGGAGCGCGATCAGGAGCGAGAAGATGCCCAGAGCTTCGGTCACGGCGAAGCCGAAAATCAGGCGGCCGAACTGGCCATCGGCAGCCGACGGATTGCGCAGCGCGCCCGAGAGATAGCTGCCGAAGATGTTGCCCAGGCCGATGCCCGCGCCACCCATGCCCAGGCAAGCGATGCCGGCGCCGATTGCAGCTGCTGCATTTACTTCCATGTCAAACTCCTTGTGGTTCCGTTGTCGTTGCAGATTGTAGTTGGCGTCATGCGCCGGTGAAATTTAGTGGCTCGGGTGCAGGGCGTCGTTGAGGTACATGCAGGTCAACACCGCAAAGACATAGGCCTGCAGGAAGGCGACGAGCAGTTCCAGCGCCGTCAGCGCCACCGCCATGGCCAGCGGCAGGATCGAGCCCGCCACGCCGACCGCGCCCAGCGCGGAGAGGCTGACGACGAAGCCCGAAAACACCTTCAGCGTGATGTGGCCGGCCAACATGTTGGCGAACAGACGAACCGAGAGGCTGATCGGGCGCGAGACGAAGGAAATCACCTCGATCGGAACGACAAGCACCATCATTACGAGAGGCACGCCTTTCGGCACGAACAGCTTCAGGAAACCAAGGCCATGCTTCATGAAGCCGTAGACGATGACGGTGCCAATCACCAGGATGGCCAGACCGAAGGTGACGATGATGTGGCTGGTGATGGTGAAGAAATAGGGGAACAGGCCGAGCAGATTGGCGACCAGCACGAACATGAACAGCGAAAACACAAGCGGGAAGAACTTCATGCCCTGGGTGCCGGCGGCGTCACGCAACATGTTTGCGACGAATTCGTAGGCCATCTCGGAGACCGACTGAAGCCGGCCGGGAACCAGGCTGCGGCTTGACGTGGTGAGAAACAGGAACGCGGCGGCGACCACCACGGTCGCGACCATGAACAGTGCCGAATTTGTGAAGGACAGGTCGTAGCCGCCGATGTTAATCGGAACCAGCTTGATGATATGGAACTGGTGGATCGGATCGACCTTGTCAGCTGCCACGTTCTAACCCCGTCAATGCCGCGTACGGCCAAATTACCCTTGCCGCACGAGGGCGGCTATTTCCAAATGCCGCCTGAAGGGCGGTCATTTGCTGTCGTCCCGGCCAGAGCGCGATTTATCGCCCTGCCCGAATTCTGCCACAACGCCTGCGGAACGCATGACATTGAGTATACCGGCGCCAAAACCAAGCAGCAGGAAAACGATCAGACCCCACGGCGATGTCCCCGCCATACGGTCGATGATCCAGCCGATGCCGGCGCCCACCACCACGCCAGCGATAAATTCACTGGAGAGTTTGACCGCCTGGCCATATCCGGCCGCACTGCCCGCTTTCGCGTCGTCTTTCCCCTCGAGCCGGTTCGGCAGCCTTGTCGCAAGCGATGCTTCAAGTTCACGCCGACGTCGCTCAAGATCGTCGTCGCGGATGTCGGCTTCATGATGTTTGCCGCGGCCGGTTTCTCCGGTTCCGCCTGGCCCATTCTTGTCGGCCATCGCAACCCCCCTGCCCGGTCAGACCGTCACCGTCCGTCCGCTTCTAAAGTCGCCGGCAACATAGTTAGAGGGTTTGCGCCCGTCAAGCCACGGGCGGAAGATCATTGCCATGTATTTTAGGTAATAGAATCAACGAATTAGAGAGGTGCGACATCGTGCCCGTCGCGAGGATGGGGATGCGGCGCGCGAATCCCCCGGGCAATGGCTGCCTGATCGAGCCTGTGACCGGTGGAAAAGACCAGCGACCGACGGGCCCTCAGCTCCAGCCGCCGCCATAGGTGCGGTAAAAGATATGCAGGCCGATCTTGGTCATCTTCTGCATCGTGCGCGCCCAGCCCGGATGGACATATTGGGCATAGTAGTGGGTCGACGATCCGACCTCCGGGATGAAGATCTTGCCGGCGGTGACGGCCATGGCGATGTCCTGCGCGGTCTTGTAGGCGGCCGGGCTGTCGATGCGCTTCTTCCTGCCGTCACAGGCGAAGGAGAACTGGCAGCGGTTGAACCAGCTGTCATTCTGGTAGACGACGCCGCAGATCGAATTCGGATAGGCCGGATTACGCACGCGGTTGAGGATGACCTGGGCGACGGCAGCCTGGCCGCGCACGGATTCGCTCCTCGCCTCGAAATAGATGCCGTTGGCCAGGCACTTTTGCTCGGGCTTGGAGAAGACACTGGCCGGAAGCGGGTTCTGGATCCACCAATGGTCGCCCTTGGCCATCGGCGGAATGAAGCGGCCACTGTTGGGCTGCTCGTCCTGCAGCAGGGCCTCGAAGGGCGAGGCCTTGGCATAGTCCGGTTCGGATTGCGCATAGGCCGTCGCCAGCACATCGGGATGGTCGTTGTTGACCAGGGCGGCAAGCATGGCCGGCACGCCGGGATCCGGCTTCTTGTCCTCACGTGCATGGAATTCCGCGGCGATCTGGATTTCCTTGCCTTTGATCTGAGGCTTGGCGAAGGCCATTTTCAGGCCGCCGTCCATGCTCGGCCGCATCAAGGAGGAGGTCCGCTGGAAGATCGAACCGGCGTTGAAGTTCTTCGGTGGCGCAACGGGAGACACCTGGACGATGCGGCCCTTCTTGTCGGCGCGCACCACGCGATCCTCGTCGGGCGAGCCGCTGACCTTGCCGCCCTTGCCGCGGAACGACACGTTGCCGACGCCAGCCAGGTGGATGCCCGATCCGGAGATCGAGCCGGTGACGTCGGAATCCACGAACGGCATCTCGGCGGCATGCACCGAACCGGCGACGGATCTCTCGACATAGGAATTCCAGCGCGCCGTCGGCGATTCGAGGCCGGACACCAAGCTGGTCATGTCCTGGTAGGCGGCGACGGTCGGGAAGCCGATCCAGATGCCGAGGCCGATGATGAACGGAGATACGAAGCTGCGTTTCTTCTCACCGGCGGCGGCAACAAGCCGCTTCAACACACGTCGATGCACGGAACACTCTCCAGGAACGCCACTGACCCCACTGGAGAGCAAAATGATGCATTAACCTTGATGGGACGTTAACGGGATCGATCGGGTTTTCTCAGTCGGCTCAAGGTCGTGGTGTCGAAGTCGGGCGGTTTTGCGGCGGGATGGCGACGGAATACCAATCCGCGTTCCCGGGACCGGCCTTAACCGGATATCCATATTCCAACCATCACAATGGAGCTGTTCGAAACAGCGGCCGCGCAAGCCGAGCGACGAGGCAACGGTCGTGGACACTACAACCGCAAACGGCGTGAACTCGATAGAGCCACCCGGACGCCCCCAGCTTCATAATTTGACGGCCCTGCGGGCTTTTGCGGCCCTATCGATATTCATCCATCATCTGAAGTCGTTTGGAATCGATGCGTCGCAATCCATCCGGAATATGGATCTCGGCTGCGCCGTCTCGTTTTTCTTTGTCCTGTCGGGATTCGTGTTGTCATACAGTTTCGCAGGGCGTTTCTTTGACTGGCGCGATGTAAGACACTTTGTCTTCCAGAGATTTTTCAGGCTCTGGCCTGTTCACATGCTGTGTTCCTTTTTTGCCCTGGTGACGCTTCATGGACCCGCAAGCCTTCTCACCGCATATCTAACGACGACGCTCCAGAGCTCATGGATTCCGACCTACGGCACGGCCTACGCCTACAATGGCGTCTCATGGTCGATATCGGTCGAGTTATTCTTCTACCTTCTCCTGCCGTTCATTCTGATCCTGAGGCCAAACCAGGTCATGCTGGTGATTTGCGGCTGGACCCTTGCCGTCCTCGGCCTGCTTGCGTTCACGGCGGTTTTGCCCGGTCCGGTATTTCCGCCTTCTTCCGAACGACCGTGGCTGGATTTCTACGTTACGGACGCGTCGTTCGTTCAACTTTTTCCGCCTCTGCGCACGGTGGAATTCCTGTCGGGGATAGCCGTCTATCAATTGTTCAGACTTCGGCGCATCCCCGCCGGCTGGTTGGCGTCCACTCAGATTGCGGCAATCGCCTGCCTGGTGCTTTATGCCGGCGTGCATGACGAGATCACGCGATCCCTCGCCGACCATGCATCGGTCATGGCATCTGTCGCGTACCGCGAATATGGGATGTATCCGGTATTCGCTGCCTTGGTCTATGTCTTTGCACACCAATCCGGCGCGGTGACGCGCGTTCTATCTTGCCGCCCGTTGATTTTCTGCGGTGAGATCAGTTTTGCATTTTACATGATTCATCAAATCGTCATTTTCAACCTGGCCTACAATTACGAGTTCGATAAGCACTACGGTCCAATAGCAGCCACAATTTCGGCAGCGATATTGAGCCTTGGCCTTTCGGTCATCCTCCATCGAACGGCGGAAAAACCCGCCATCGCCTGGGCCAAACGGCGGTTCCCGATGTCCAGGCTCGCACCTTCATCCCCGCATATGCCGCTGGCTGCCTTGGTTTGACGTGTCTCAAGCTGATCCGGGTGCGACCGGCCGCAGGAAGATCGGCCACGCGACCAGCGCGCAGATGGCGGCCGACAGCCAGACGCCGGACCAGGACCAGAGGTGCAGCAGTCCGGGAATGGCCACGGGCACCAGGAAGAAGCCGACGAAAACAAAGGTGTTGGCCAGGCTGAGCGCGGTTCCGACATGGCCGGCGCCGGCAAGCGTGGCAAGCTCGGTGTAGGCGACGCCATGCCAGGCGGACACCGAGATGCCTGCGACAATCAGCACCAGGGGAAGGACAGCGATCAGGAAGGACTGGCCGCCCGGCACGACTGGACTGGCCAGGACCACCACCCAGAGCATCGCGAAGGCCGACGCGCTGAGCGCACTGCATGAGCGCAGAAACTGGCGCCGGTTGCCATGGCGGTCGGTGAAGCGGCCGCTCCAGACGCGCATGACCATGGCGCCGACCTGCACCGCGGCGAGGCTCGCGCTGATCGCTGCCGTTCCCAGCCCGGCGAAGTCATGCAGGAACACCGATGCGAAAGTGAGCACCGCCACTTGCGGAAAGCAAAGCAGGCCGATGGCGGTGGCGATACGCCAGACCTCGATGTTGCGCAGCGGCGCCGGTCCGGCCACAGCCGACGAAACGACGTGACCCGCCGTCGGCGGTTCGTGCAGCCAACGCCAGGCAAACAGGGCGGAAAGAGCGGATGCGCCTGCCAGGAGCGCGAACACCGCGGAAAAGCCGAAAGCGAGCGCAAGCGACGGCAGGACAAGCGCGCCAAGACCGCCGCCAAGCGGCACCGCCGTCTGCCTTATGCTCATGGCAAAGCCGCGCTCGTTTTCCCGGAACCAGCCCATGATGGCGCGGCCGCTCGAGCCGTTGACACTGCCGCCGAGCAGTCCCGTAATGAGCAGGCTTGCCGATAGCAGCATGACATCGGGGATGCCTGACCTAGTCGGCACGACGAGCATGGCCATGGCGAGGAGCCAGGCGGCCGTCGCGCCAAGCCCGATCAGAAGCACGCGGCGGTCGCCCCAGCGATCGGTGAGCAAGCCCCAGGGCAGTTCGCTGAGCGCAACGCCCAAGCCGAGAAGCCCGAGCGCCAGGCCAAGCTCGGCATTGCTTAGGTGATAGCCCTGACGAAGCACCACCGCCGTTGCCGGTATGCCGGAGAACGTGGCCGAGAAACTGGCGTTCGCGGCGACGCCGATGCCCAGGACCTTCCAGCGATGGCCAG includes:
- a CDS encoding MFS transporter, which translates into the protein MSAIVDCADQQPTQILKDRAASPVGRVFKPGHRWKVLGIGVAANASFSATFSGIPATAVVLRQGYHLSNAELGLALGLLGLGVALSELPWGLLTDRWGDRRVLLIGLGATAAWLLAMAMLVVPTRSGIPDVMLLSASLLITGLLGGSVNGSSGRAIMGWFRENERGFAMSIRQTAVPLGGGLGALVLPSLALAFGFSAVFALLAGASALSALFAWRWLHEPPTAGHVVSSAVAGPAPLRNIEVWRIATAIGLLCFPQVAVLTFASVFLHDFAGLGTAAISASLAAVQVGAMVMRVWSGRFTDRHGNRRQFLRSCSALSASAFAMLWVVVLASPVVPGGQSFLIAVLPLVLIVAGISVSAWHGVAYTELATLAGAGHVGTALSLANTFVFVGFFLVPVAIPGLLHLWSWSGVWLSAAICALVAWPIFLRPVAPGSA
- a CDS encoding cell wall hydrolase, with protein sequence MHRRVLKRLVAAAGEKKRSFVSPFIIGLGIWIGFPTVAAYQDMTSLVSGLESPTARWNSYVERSVAGSVHAAEMPFVDSDVTGSISGSGIHLAGVGNVSFRGKGGKVSGSPDEDRVVRADKKGRIVQVSPVAPPKNFNAGSIFQRTSSLMRPSMDGGLKMAFAKPQIKGKEIQIAAEFHAREDKKPDPGVPAMLAALVNNDHPDVLATAYAQSEPDYAKASPFEALLQDEQPNSGRFIPPMAKGDHWWIQNPLPASVFSKPEQKCLANGIYFEARSESVRGQAAVAQVILNRVRNPAYPNSICGVVYQNDSWFNRCQFSFACDGRKKRIDSPAAYKTAQDIAMAVTAGKIFIPEVGSSTHYYAQYVHPGWARTMQKMTKIGLHIFYRTYGGGWS
- a CDS encoding glycosyltransferase — its product is MLSVLIETRNDEEALARTLASLIGGAVEGVVREVVVCDTGSTDQTHHVAEHAGCQYVASGGIAAGIRQAKGDWLLLLEPGARLVEGWIEAVIAHTARQTVAARFSRARGSRTPFLARVFSGNRALADGLVISKRQAASLSKSAGNAEALARGLATKKLEAEIWVAPPKQQHRSPK
- a CDS encoding F0F1 ATP synthase subunit C, which translates into the protein MEVNAAAAIGAGIACLGMGGAGIGLGNIFGSYLSGALRNPSAADGQFGRLIFGFAVTEALGIFSLLIALLLVFK
- a CDS encoding GFA family protein; this encodes MMNEHTGGCHCGKIRLRFSTELDPSQIEVRACQCSFCVKHGSRAVADPDGRLIISVKDIKRLRKYRFGLRTADYLICGDCGVYVAAIAGDEDAIARDDARAIVIVNALDDQGAFNREPVPVDFDRESREQRQARRRLRWMPVEMRFD
- a CDS encoding PA0069 family radical SAM protein, producing MEPIVRADIAAFGAGRAEMANAMIEQSGMRIRPDRNRGRSAGINPSGRFEPVSRHVFDDGWSSLEELPPFKTEVQVEKPRTIITRNESPDISFDRSINPYRGCEHGCVYCFARPTHAFMGLSPGLDFESKLFAKPDAARLLDKELSKDGYQPRTIAIGTNTDPYQPIEKQYRIMREILEVLEARGHPVGIVTKSALVTRDIDILSRMAERGLAKVALSVTTMDRMLARTMEPRASTPTKRLEAIRQLSDAGIPTSVMVAPIIPGLTDQEMERILDSAHAAGAREAGYVVLRLPLEVSPIFKDWLLRHYPDRYRHVMSLIRSMRDGKDYDSEWGKRMKGAGPYAWQIGRRFEITAKRLGLNAERRTLRTDQFVAAGRDQEQLMLL
- a CDS encoding F0F1 ATP synthase subunit A is translated as MAADKVDPIHQFHIIKLVPINIGGYDLSFTNSALFMVATVVVAAAFLFLTTSSRSLVPGRLQSVSEMAYEFVANMLRDAAGTQGMKFFPLVFSLFMFVLVANLLGLFPYFFTITSHIIVTFGLAILVIGTVIVYGFMKHGLGFLKLFVPKGVPLVMMVLVVPIEVISFVSRPISLSVRLFANMLAGHITLKVFSGFVVSLSALGAVGVAGSILPLAMAVALTALELLVAFLQAYVFAVLTCMYLNDALHPSH
- a CDS encoding F0F1 ATP synthase subunit B, with the translated sequence MFVTSAFAEETAPAVTEGDTHSGTGVPAEAHGTFPPFDPATFPSQLLWLAITFGLFYLFLKKVAMPRIGGIIDVRNDRVSQDLDQASKLKGEADAAVAAYEQELAEAKKNANSIGQQAADAAKAEAETARKKIEAALDEKLGEAEARISSIKSNAMKEVGSIAEDTASAIVEALVGGKASKAEIAAAVKSVAR
- a CDS encoding AtpZ/AtpI family protein, producing MADKNGPGGTGETGRGKHHEADIRDDDLERRRRELEASLATRLPNRLEGKDDAKAGSAAGYGQAVKLSSEFIAGVVVGAGIGWIIDRMAGTSPWGLIVFLLLGFGAGILNVMRSAGVVAEFGQGDKSRSGRDDSK
- the moaB gene encoding molybdenum cofactor biosynthesis protein B; the protein is MARIDESRAFIPVRIAVLTVSDTRSLADDKSGQTLANRITEAGHILAARDIVTDDRDKIRDTVLAWSRDKTIDVVITTGGTGFTGRDVTPEALEPIFEKRMDGFSEVFHRISYDKIGTSTIQSRATGGVVNATFVFVLPGSPGACKDAWDGILKAQLDYRHMPCNFVEIMPRLDEHLRRGKSAP
- a CDS encoding ribonuclease HII, which encodes MARARSDSPLLFEIVEKPDFSFETKAMADGLWPVAGMDEAGRGPLAGPVVAAAVVLDPANIPEGLDDSKRLSHLQREALFLRILGSAQAVSMASISAEGIDGSNILKASLEAMRRALVGLSVRPKLALADGRDVPPGLPCDGRALIKGDQRSQSIAAASIVAKVMRDRMMCGCGNHHDRYGFEVHMGYATARHRTAIEAHGPVARLHRVSFAPFRLGGAEVVEEDGLAGLD
- a CDS encoding acyltransferase family protein; translated protein: MDTTTANGVNSIEPPGRPQLHNLTALRAFAALSIFIHHLKSFGIDASQSIRNMDLGCAVSFFFVLSGFVLSYSFAGRFFDWRDVRHFVFQRFFRLWPVHMLCSFFALVTLHGPASLLTAYLTTTLQSSWIPTYGTAYAYNGVSWSISVELFFYLLLPFILILRPNQVMLVICGWTLAVLGLLAFTAVLPGPVFPPSSERPWLDFYVTDASFVQLFPPLRTVEFLSGIAVYQLFRLRRIPAGWLASTQIAAIACLVLYAGVHDEITRSLADHASVMASVAYREYGMYPVFAALVYVFAHQSGAVTRVLSCRPLIFCGEISFAFYMIHQIVIFNLAYNYEFDKHYGPIAATISAAILSLGLSVILHRTAEKPAIAWAKRRFPMSRLAPSSPHMPLAALV
- a CDS encoding F0F1 ATP synthase subunit B; this translates as MDATSLATLWATIALIIFLGVAIYIKVPGLIAKALDARAARISSELDEARKLRDEAQQLLGQYKKKRKEAEQEAADIVAAAKREAEMLAADAHKKSEDYVARRTALAEQKIGQAERDAVAEVRASAVDIAVEAARSLLAAKVDVKAGADLFKASLADVKAKLN